A region of Culicoides brevitarsis isolate CSIRO-B50_1 chromosome 1, AGI_CSIRO_Cbre_v1, whole genome shotgun sequence DNA encodes the following proteins:
- the LOC134836905 gene encoding synaptic vesicular amine transporter isoform X1, translated as MELYDRKELRAVMQPTTNPEAQIHHGAATNNSSGSPMDNAAQSHTATDEGTWGTIKTWMIRWRGSRRLVLVIVAIALLLDNMLLTVVVPIIPEFLYDIRHPDAPLSSFPKTPPPPTPAPGCNDAPQSDLTTLGYENSSWYAEREERHKELVEETVEVGVMFASKAFVQLLANPIVGPLTNKIGYSIPMFCGFVVMFFSTIIFAFGRTYTVLFIARALQGIGSSCSSVSGMGMLADRFTDDKERGNAMGVALGGLALGVLIGPPFGGIMYEFVGKSAPFLILSALALLDGLLQLIMLQPSIQAPQTVEPPTLKSLISDPYILVASGAITFANMGIAMLEPSLPIWMMDRMGASRWEQGVTFLPASISYLIGTNLFGPLGHKIGRWLAAMLGLIIIGICLLCIPMATSMNHLILPNAGLGFAIGMVDSCMMPELGYLVDIRHSAVYGSVYALGDVAFCLGFAIGPALSGTLVNSIGFEWMLVGIAFLCFCYAPLLRFLKNPPTREEKKVGPGVDNPAMTSDMNTMEMAKSINNNIDTAGDSTKL; from the exons GAGCTAAGAGCCGTTATGCAACCAACAACAAACCCCGAGGCGCAGATACACCATGGGGCTGCAACAAACAACAGTTCAGGCAGCCCAATGGATAATGCAGCCCAATCGCACACTGCAACGGACGAAGGAACATGGGGTACCATAAAGACGTGGATGATACGCTGGCGTGGCTCCAGGCGTCTCGTCCTCGTAATTGTGGCGATAGCTCTACTGCTCGATAATATGCTTTTAACTGTAGTTG TTCCCATTATTCCTGAATTTTTGTATGACATTCGGCATCCGGATGCACCGTTATCCTCCTTTCCCAAGACTCCGCCGCCTCCAACGCCAGCTCCGGGATGTAATGATGCGCCACAGAGCGATCTTACGACATTGGGCTACG aaaattccAGTTGGTATGCCGAACGTGAGGAACGACACAAAGAACTTGTTGAGGAAACGGTCGAAGTTGGAGTCATGTTTGCATCCAAGGCATTCGTACAATTGTTGGCAAATCCAATTGTGGG ACCATTGACAAACAAGATTGGATACAGTATACCGATGTTTTGCGGTTTTGTTGTGATGTTTTTCTCGACTATCA TTTTCGCATTTGGACGAACGTACACGGTGCTTTTTATAGCGCGTGCTTTGCAGGGAATTGGTTCGTCGTGTTCATCGGTGTCTGGAATGGGAATGTTAGCAGATCGTTTCACGGATGACAAGGAACGGGGTAATGCGATGGGTGTTGCGTTGGGCGGTTTGGCCTTGGGTGTTCTCATTGGACCTCCGTTTGGCGGAATTATGTATgaattt GTAGGAAAATCCGCACCTTTCTTGATTTTATCGGCACTCGCATTACTAGATGGTCTCCTGCAGTTGATTATGTTGCAACCTTCAATCCAAGCGCCGCAGACAGTAGAACCTCCAACACTTAAATCTCTCATTTCCGATCCTTATATTTTGGTAGCGAGTGGAGCCATTACCTTTGCCAACATGGGAATTGCGATGTTGGAGCCGTCACTTCCGatttg gatgatGGATCGAATGGGCGCCAGTAGATGGGAACAAGGAGTAACATTCTTACCTGCATCGATCAGTTACTTAATCGGAACGAACTTATTTGGACCTTTAGGACACAAAATTGGTCGATGGCTCGCAGCAATGTTGGGTCTCATCATAATCGGCATCTGTTTACTTTGT atcccAATGGCTACATCAATGAACCACTTGATTCTCCCGAATGCTGGATTAGGCTTCGCTATCGGTATGGTAGACTCTTGTATGATGCCAGAACTCGGATATTTGGTAGATATTCGGCATTCAGCGGTTTATGGAAGCGTTTATGCCTTGGGAGATGTCGCTTTTTGTCTTGGATTTGCGATTGGACCTGCGCTcag cgGTACCTTGGTAAACAGCATCGGTTTCGAATGGATGTTGGTAGGAATAGCCTTCTTATGTTTCTGTTATGCGCCGTTATTGCGATTCCTCAAGAATCCGCCGACGCGCGAAGAGAAAAAGGTAGGTCCAGGCGTAGATAATCCCGCGATGACATCTGATATGAACACTATGGAAATGGCAAAatcgataaataataatattgacaCTGCCGGCGACTCGacgaaactttaa
- the LOC134836905 gene encoding synaptic vesicular amine transporter isoform X3 has product MELYDRKELRAVMQPTTNPEAQIHHGAATNNSSGSPMDNAAQSHTATDEGTWGTIKTWMIRWRGSRRLVLVIVAIALLLDNMLLTVVVPIIPEFLYDIRHPDAPLSSFPKTPPPPTPAPGCNDAPQSDLTTLGYENSSWYAEREERHKELVEETVEVGVMFASKAFVQLLANPIVGPLTNKIGYSIPMFCGFVVMFFSTIIFAFGRTYTVLFIARALQGIGSSCSSVSGMGMLADRFTDDKERGNAMGVALGGLALGVLIGPPFGGIMYEFVGKSAPFLILSALALLDGLLQLIMLQPSIQAPQTVEPPTLKSLISDPYILVASGAITFANMGIAMLEPSLPIWMMDRMGASRWEQGVTFLPASISYLIGTNLFGPLGHKIGRWLAAMLGLIIIGICLLCIPMATSMNHLILPNAGLGFAIGMVDSCMMPELGYLVDIRHSAVYGSVYALGDVAFCLGFAIGPALSGTLVNSIGFEWMLVGIAFLCFCYAPLLRFLKNPPTREEKKSLIVGERSAVRYVTYQNEEDDE; this is encoded by the exons GAGCTAAGAGCCGTTATGCAACCAACAACAAACCCCGAGGCGCAGATACACCATGGGGCTGCAACAAACAACAGTTCAGGCAGCCCAATGGATAATGCAGCCCAATCGCACACTGCAACGGACGAAGGAACATGGGGTACCATAAAGACGTGGATGATACGCTGGCGTGGCTCCAGGCGTCTCGTCCTCGTAATTGTGGCGATAGCTCTACTGCTCGATAATATGCTTTTAACTGTAGTTG TTCCCATTATTCCTGAATTTTTGTATGACATTCGGCATCCGGATGCACCGTTATCCTCCTTTCCCAAGACTCCGCCGCCTCCAACGCCAGCTCCGGGATGTAATGATGCGCCACAGAGCGATCTTACGACATTGGGCTACG aaaattccAGTTGGTATGCCGAACGTGAGGAACGACACAAAGAACTTGTTGAGGAAACGGTCGAAGTTGGAGTCATGTTTGCATCCAAGGCATTCGTACAATTGTTGGCAAATCCAATTGTGGG ACCATTGACAAACAAGATTGGATACAGTATACCGATGTTTTGCGGTTTTGTTGTGATGTTTTTCTCGACTATCA TTTTCGCATTTGGACGAACGTACACGGTGCTTTTTATAGCGCGTGCTTTGCAGGGAATTGGTTCGTCGTGTTCATCGGTGTCTGGAATGGGAATGTTAGCAGATCGTTTCACGGATGACAAGGAACGGGGTAATGCGATGGGTGTTGCGTTGGGCGGTTTGGCCTTGGGTGTTCTCATTGGACCTCCGTTTGGCGGAATTATGTATgaattt GTAGGAAAATCCGCACCTTTCTTGATTTTATCGGCACTCGCATTACTAGATGGTCTCCTGCAGTTGATTATGTTGCAACCTTCAATCCAAGCGCCGCAGACAGTAGAACCTCCAACACTTAAATCTCTCATTTCCGATCCTTATATTTTGGTAGCGAGTGGAGCCATTACCTTTGCCAACATGGGAATTGCGATGTTGGAGCCGTCACTTCCGatttg gatgatGGATCGAATGGGCGCCAGTAGATGGGAACAAGGAGTAACATTCTTACCTGCATCGATCAGTTACTTAATCGGAACGAACTTATTTGGACCTTTAGGACACAAAATTGGTCGATGGCTCGCAGCAATGTTGGGTCTCATCATAATCGGCATCTGTTTACTTTGT atcccAATGGCTACATCAATGAACCACTTGATTCTCCCGAATGCTGGATTAGGCTTCGCTATCGGTATGGTAGACTCTTGTATGATGCCAGAACTCGGATATTTGGTAGATATTCGGCATTCAGCGGTTTATGGAAGCGTTTATGCCTTGGGAGATGTCGCTTTTTGTCTTGGATTTGCGATTGGACCTGCGCTcag cgGTACCTTGGTAAACAGCATCGGTTTCGAATGGATGTTGGTAGGAATAGCCTTCTTATGTTTCTGTTATGCGCCGTTATTGCGATTCCTCAAGAATCCGCCGACGCGCGAAGAGAAAAAG tcactAATTGTTGGCGAAAGATCAGCCGTGCGTTATGTCACCTACCAAAACGAGGAGGATGACGAATAG
- the LOC134836905 gene encoding synaptic vesicular amine transporter isoform X2 — protein sequence MQPTTNPEAQIHHGAATNNSSGSPMDNAAQSHTATDEGTWGTIKTWMIRWRGSRRLVLVIVAIALLLDNMLLTVVVPIIPEFLYDIRHPDAPLSSFPKTPPPPTPAPGCNDAPQSDLTTLGYENSSWYAEREERHKELVEETVEVGVMFASKAFVQLLANPIVGPLTNKIGYSIPMFCGFVVMFFSTIIFAFGRTYTVLFIARALQGIGSSCSSVSGMGMLADRFTDDKERGNAMGVALGGLALGVLIGPPFGGIMYEFVGKSAPFLILSALALLDGLLQLIMLQPSIQAPQTVEPPTLKSLISDPYILVASGAITFANMGIAMLEPSLPIWMMDRMGASRWEQGVTFLPASISYLIGTNLFGPLGHKIGRWLAAMLGLIIIGICLLCIPMATSMNHLILPNAGLGFAIGMVDSCMMPELGYLVDIRHSAVYGSVYALGDVAFCLGFAIGPALSGTLVNSIGFEWMLVGIAFLCFCYAPLLRFLKNPPTREEKKVGPGVDNPAMTSDMNTMEMAKSINNNIDTAGDSTKL from the exons ATGCAACCAACAACAAACCCCGAGGCGCAGATACACCATGGGGCTGCAACAAACAACAGTTCAGGCAGCCCAATGGATAATGCAGCCCAATCGCACACTGCAACGGACGAAGGAACATGGGGTACCATAAAGACGTGGATGATACGCTGGCGTGGCTCCAGGCGTCTCGTCCTCGTAATTGTGGCGATAGCTCTACTGCTCGATAATATGCTTTTAACTGTAGTTG TTCCCATTATTCCTGAATTTTTGTATGACATTCGGCATCCGGATGCACCGTTATCCTCCTTTCCCAAGACTCCGCCGCCTCCAACGCCAGCTCCGGGATGTAATGATGCGCCACAGAGCGATCTTACGACATTGGGCTACG aaaattccAGTTGGTATGCCGAACGTGAGGAACGACACAAAGAACTTGTTGAGGAAACGGTCGAAGTTGGAGTCATGTTTGCATCCAAGGCATTCGTACAATTGTTGGCAAATCCAATTGTGGG ACCATTGACAAACAAGATTGGATACAGTATACCGATGTTTTGCGGTTTTGTTGTGATGTTTTTCTCGACTATCA TTTTCGCATTTGGACGAACGTACACGGTGCTTTTTATAGCGCGTGCTTTGCAGGGAATTGGTTCGTCGTGTTCATCGGTGTCTGGAATGGGAATGTTAGCAGATCGTTTCACGGATGACAAGGAACGGGGTAATGCGATGGGTGTTGCGTTGGGCGGTTTGGCCTTGGGTGTTCTCATTGGACCTCCGTTTGGCGGAATTATGTATgaattt GTAGGAAAATCCGCACCTTTCTTGATTTTATCGGCACTCGCATTACTAGATGGTCTCCTGCAGTTGATTATGTTGCAACCTTCAATCCAAGCGCCGCAGACAGTAGAACCTCCAACACTTAAATCTCTCATTTCCGATCCTTATATTTTGGTAGCGAGTGGAGCCATTACCTTTGCCAACATGGGAATTGCGATGTTGGAGCCGTCACTTCCGatttg gatgatGGATCGAATGGGCGCCAGTAGATGGGAACAAGGAGTAACATTCTTACCTGCATCGATCAGTTACTTAATCGGAACGAACTTATTTGGACCTTTAGGACACAAAATTGGTCGATGGCTCGCAGCAATGTTGGGTCTCATCATAATCGGCATCTGTTTACTTTGT atcccAATGGCTACATCAATGAACCACTTGATTCTCCCGAATGCTGGATTAGGCTTCGCTATCGGTATGGTAGACTCTTGTATGATGCCAGAACTCGGATATTTGGTAGATATTCGGCATTCAGCGGTTTATGGAAGCGTTTATGCCTTGGGAGATGTCGCTTTTTGTCTTGGATTTGCGATTGGACCTGCGCTcag cgGTACCTTGGTAAACAGCATCGGTTTCGAATGGATGTTGGTAGGAATAGCCTTCTTATGTTTCTGTTATGCGCCGTTATTGCGATTCCTCAAGAATCCGCCGACGCGCGAAGAGAAAAAGGTAGGTCCAGGCGTAGATAATCCCGCGATGACATCTGATATGAACACTATGGAAATGGCAAAatcgataaataataatattgacaCTGCCGGCGACTCGacgaaactttaa